The following proteins are co-located in the Gloeocapsa sp. PCC 7428 genome:
- a CDS encoding glycosyltransferase: protein MTHQKIFYFCFSDNQSSGGNKEIYKHTEILNRHGYEAYILHTTKNFKITWFHHHANIVYLDTFNKLIDRKNDFTVLPEDVGNDILSFPGNKIIFNQNIYYGFHIFNKQKPQPYPYLHPQVKGALVVSEHNKNYLRFAYPHLDIFRVFCGVDINKFRFQPLKKKKKQIACNPAKRPLDIAVIYHILQSRAEQGINNLNEYEWIFIENKTEVEVAQILQESLIFVFLSKEEGFPLMPLEAMACGCLIFAYNVAPLTEYVPPTFLFEPGDFLNIAKTIEAIAQSFPVAIESWETISESGRDTVLQYSLELEEQSVAKAWQEILQKG, encoded by the coding sequence ATGACGCACCAAAAGATATTTTATTTCTGTTTTAGCGACAATCAATCATCTGGAGGTAACAAAGAAATATACAAACATACTGAAATTCTTAACAGGCATGGTTATGAGGCATACATACTGCATACAACCAAAAACTTTAAGATTACTTGGTTTCATCATCATGCAAATATTGTTTACTTAGATACTTTTAATAAATTAATTGATCGAAAAAATGATTTTACAGTTTTACCAGAAGATGTAGGCAATGATATTCTTTCTTTTCCTGGAAACAAAATAATTTTCAACCAAAATATCTATTACGGATTTCATATATTTAATAAGCAAAAACCGCAACCATATCCGTATCTTCATCCTCAAGTAAAAGGCGCTTTAGTCGTTTCGGAACATAACAAAAACTATCTAAGGTTTGCCTATCCTCATCTTGATATTTTCCGAGTTTTCTGCGGAGTAGACATTAATAAATTTAGATTTCAACCACTAAAGAAAAAGAAAAAACAGATAGCTTGTAATCCGGCGAAAAGACCATTAGATATTGCTGTAATTTACCATATCTTACAATCTCGTGCTGAACAAGGAATCAATAACTTGAACGAATATGAATGGATATTTATTGAAAATAAGACCGAAGTAGAAGTTGCGCAGATTTTGCAGGAATCGCTGATATTTGTTTTTTTAAGTAAAGAAGAAGGCTTTCCACTGATGCCTTTAGAGGCGATGGCTTGCGGTTGTTTAATTTTCGCTTACAACGTCGCACCTCTAACCGAGTATGTACCTCCTACCTTTTTATTTGAGCCTGGAGATTTTCTAAATATTGCGAAAACTATTGAGGCGATCGCCCAATCCTTTCCAGTAGCCATCGAAAGCTGGGAAACGATTAGCGAAAGTGGTAGAGATACAGTATTGCAATATTCATTAGAACTAGAAGAACAAAGCGTAGCGAAAGCATGGCAAGAAATTTTGCAAAAAGGCTAA
- a CDS encoding ATP-binding protein, with protein sequence MNGDEFIKQIQDVYAHMTELQQNANLLPSPQQSQITTALEQLSTALRELQVTEETIRLLLSAVQQSRDSILITTEKLDPPGPEIVYVNPAFSQMTGYAIEEVLGKTPRLLQGANTNRKVLKDLRKHLLEGIPFHGEAINYHKDGTEFFVEWNITPIRNINHSITHFIAIQRDITTRKHMEQERDRLLQREQAMRTEAEAANRVKDEFLATLSHELRTPLTPILGWSKLLQSNKLPEDKLQEALVSIEQHAKRQAQLVDDLLDISRIIQGKLTLNLTAVSLVTPISEALETVRLAAEAKSIQIKTTLNATVGQVMGDASRLQQVIWNLLSNAIKFTPESGLIAVELERVERCAQVTISDNGQGIQPDFLPYVFDRFRQEDSSITRRFGGLGLGLAISRQIIEAHGGTIAVQSPGVGQGATFILKLPLITTPQKSPANTEQPKPDLDLSHTKVLVVEDDAGTQEFVTFVLEQYRAKVTRASTAVDALNTLPRFQPDLLVIDIGLPQIDGYTLMRQIRNLSPEKGGQIPAIALTAYASDRDRQQALAAGFQKHLPKPIEPYDLVAVVAELTKYSNNW encoded by the coding sequence GTGAACGGAGACGAGTTTATTAAGCAGATTCAAGATGTGTATGCGCACATGACTGAACTGCAACAGAATGCTAACTTATTGCCCTCACCACAGCAAAGTCAGATAACGACAGCTTTAGAGCAATTAAGTACGGCTTTACGAGAACTACAAGTGACAGAAGAAACAATTCGGTTGCTACTCTCAGCAGTACAGCAATCGCGCGATTCGATTCTGATCACAACCGAAAAACTCGATCCTCCAGGACCGGAAATTGTTTATGTGAATCCAGCCTTTAGCCAGATGACGGGTTATGCCATTGAGGAAGTGTTAGGCAAAACACCTCGTTTGCTCCAAGGTGCCAATACGAATCGTAAAGTCCTTAAAGACTTACGCAAACATCTTTTAGAGGGTATACCATTTCACGGCGAGGCAATTAATTATCATAAAGACGGCACAGAATTTTTTGTGGAGTGGAATATTACCCCCATTCGTAATATTAATCACTCAATTACGCATTTTATAGCGATTCAGCGCGATATCACCACCCGTAAACACATGGAACAAGAACGCGATCGCCTGCTACAACGCGAACAAGCGATGCGAACTGAAGCCGAAGCCGCAAACCGAGTTAAAGATGAATTTTTAGCGACACTCTCGCACGAACTGAGAACCCCACTAACACCAATTCTTGGGTGGTCAAAACTTTTACAATCAAATAAATTACCAGAAGATAAGCTGCAAGAAGCATTAGTTAGTATTGAGCAACACGCCAAACGTCAAGCGCAACTTGTTGACGATCTGCTAGACATATCACGGATTATCCAAGGTAAGCTAACGCTTAATTTAACCGCTGTTAGCTTGGTGACTCCGATCTCAGAAGCATTAGAAACCGTGCGTCTTGCAGCCGAAGCTAAGTCAATTCAAATTAAAACAACGCTAAACGCGACAGTTGGACAAGTGATGGGTGATGCAAGTAGATTACAACAAGTCATCTGGAACTTGCTTTCTAATGCTATTAAGTTCACACCTGAAAGCGGTTTGATCGCGGTGGAACTTGAACGTGTAGAGCGCTGCGCGCAAGTTACGATCAGCGACAATGGACAAGGTATTCAGCCTGATTTTCTACCTTATGTATTTGACCGTTTCCGTCAAGAAGATAGTTCAATTACACGCCGCTTTGGCGGCTTAGGATTAGGACTTGCGATCTCGCGACAAATTATTGAAGCGCACGGCGGAACGATCGCAGTTCAAAGTCCTGGTGTAGGACAAGGCGCAACTTTTATTCTTAAATTACCGCTAATAACAACTCCGCAAAAGTCACCCGCAAACACTGAACAGCCGAAACCCGACTTAGATTTAAGTCATACCAAAGTTTTAGTAGTAGAAGACGACGCGGGTACGCAGGAGTTTGTAACGTTTGTTCTTGAACAGTATCGCGCTAAAGTGACGCGGGCGAGTACCGCAGTTGATGCACTTAACACTCTACCTCGTTTTCAACCAGATTTACTTGTCATTGATATTGGGCTACCTCAAATTGATGGTTATACGCTGATGCGGCAAATTCGCAACCTGTCGCCAGAAAAAGGCGGACAGATTCCCGCGATCGCCCTCACTGCGTACGCCAGCGATCGAGATCGACAACAAGCGCTTGCAGCCGGTTTTCAAAAGCATCTTCCAAAACCAATCGAACCGTATGATTTAGTTGCTGTTGTTGCTGAACTCACAAAATACAGTAATAATTGGTAG